Proteins from a genomic interval of Lolium perenne isolate Kyuss_39 chromosome 1, Kyuss_2.0, whole genome shotgun sequence:
- the LOC139831938 gene encoding BTB/POZ and MATH domain-containing protein 6-like translates to MSAAGLGRLSRSATRILAKQANGFHLLRIDGYSHTKTIVAGQKLSCNGFTVGGYTWRMDYYPNGRDTSAKHNAISVYLQRTDRVQRPLEARYKFSLLDHGGNAAYELPAENG, encoded by the coding sequence ATGTCCGCCGCCGGCCTTGGTCGTTTGTCGCGGTCGGCCACTAGGATCCTGGCCAAGCAGGCGAACGGGTTCCACCTTCTCCGCATCGATGGCTACTCGCACACCAAGACCATCGTCGCCGGCCAGAAGCTCTCCTGCAACGGTTTCACCGTCGGCGGCTACACCTGGCGCATGGACTACTACCCCAACGGCCGCGACACCTCGGCGAAGCACAACGCCATCTCTGTATACCTCCAGCGCACCGACCGCGTCCAACGGCCCCTCGAGGCGCGGTACAAGTTCAGCCTGCTGGACCACGGCGGCAACGCCGCCTACGAGCTCCCCGCCGAGAATGGATAA